The Lactuca sativa cultivar Salinas chromosome 2, Lsat_Salinas_v11, whole genome shotgun sequence genome includes the window ACGATTGTGCTTCTTCAACTTGGCTCTCAAGAATTTCGGTGATGCGGTGATGCCCCAGATAAGATACGATGCCTGATCGTTGTTTTTCTTGGATTAAGTAAGTGGGTTTAATTTTTGGGCcaaaattatatatgtatattattaCTTGTTGGATAAAAATTATGCCCCTATTTTTTTATGCCCTGGGCTTAAGCCCAACTCGCCCATATGATTGGGCCGGGCCTGCATATTGGTGTAATACGCATAAAAAAAAACCTTAGTAACCTTACACGGAGATACAGAATTAGAACAAAATGCGAAAGGTCGAAGATCCTCTAAACGTGTAAACTATCCCAACCCGCATGGGACCaatcatataatttatttttagtttaattaGTAAAGTCGAAATGTCTACACGGAAACAAATTAAAGCCCTCGCATACCATACGAAGATACTGTAAGAAACAAAGATACAATTTTCTCGAAGCCCTTCCCTACACCAAACctgaaagaaaccctaaatcagcCATGGCCAAGAAGCGAAAGTCTCGTTCTTCACAATCTTCACAAGAAGAACAAGTGCCGGTTGAGGATCCAACCGTCAGTGATGCTGTTGTAAAGGAGGAGCTAGAGCATGGAAACGAACAACCTCAAAATTTGGACGAGAATAAAGAAAACGATGAACAAGGAGAGGAAGATCTTCAAGAAGTAGAAGAAGTCGATGTCGatgaggatgaagaggaagaagaagaggaagaggaagaagaagaagaaggagaaggagatGAACAAACGACGGGAAACGAGGTGAAAGAAGTTAAGGTTGAAACGAACGGCGGAGGCGGACAGGTAATAGAAGATTTGTCGGACGAGCCTGTCGAGAAGCTTCTCGAGCCGTTTGCCAAGGAACAACTCGTTTTACTCTTGAAGGAGGCTGTTTCCAAGTACCCTGACATTGTCGAAAGTGTCGAGAAGATTGCCGATGCAGACCCTGCTCACAGGAAGATATTCGTTCATGGTCTAGGATGGGATACCACCACCGAAACCCTAATTAGCGAGTACAAGAAGTACGGCGAGATCGAGGATTGTAAGGCTGTGGTAGACAAGGTCTCTGGAAAATCAAAAGGATACGGATTTATCCTCTTCAAGCACAGAAGTGGTGCTCGAAAAGCTTTGAAAGAACCTCAGAAGAAGATAGGGAATCGCATTACCTCCTGTCAGCTTGCTTCTGCCGGACCAGTCCCAGCGCCTCCACCAACCGCCCCTCCAGTGTCTGAATACACACAGAGGAAGATATTCGTGAGCAATGTATC containing:
- the LOC111894242 gene encoding UBP1-associated protein 2A → MAKKRKSRSSQSSQEEQVPVEDPTVSDAVVKEELEHGNEQPQNLDENKENDEQGEEDLQEVEEVDVDEDEEEEEEEEEEEEEGEGDEQTTGNEVKEVKVETNGGGGQVIEDLSDEPVEKLLEPFAKEQLVLLLKEAVSKYPDIVESVEKIADADPAHRKIFVHGLGWDTTTETLISEYKKYGEIEDCKAVVDKVSGKSKGYGFILFKHRSGARKALKEPQKKIGNRITSCQLASAGPVPAPPPTAPPVSEYTQRKIFVSNVSAEIDPQKLLEFFSKFGEIEDGPLGLDKQTGKPRGFALFVYKSIESAKKALEEPHKNFEGHILNCQKAVDGVKMGKGFHPQQHQHHHQHHNQYGGHHHHPSKKAKFSMGGGGAGAGQGHLMAPSAPTMGFTPPVPPPALTPALGQALTALLASQGAGLGITNLLGGLGTPANPQGMPHVNNSGYVNQGAASYQQQGGYPNPQMGQGGSRPQQGGASYMGHGH